The following coding sequences are from one Treponema parvum window:
- a CDS encoding HU family DNA-binding protein — MNDFITPAALALRIQKKTGIEAELAKRFSYEFFAIARRCLKENTAFIVHKFGTFKKLWVEASIKRNPRTNEEIEVPAHWRVKFIPSKSAADRINARYAHLKARALGGYDFSKKQKVQAESVFFKNEVPPAALWGNSQSDVESFQEQDDDFDDDEENKKSRTPWIVGIIFLLLAVLLFIFFKLLGSFGSGVKKRTEVKPVKTKQEQTSVISEKTAPVTEISQNSYPLTDSKYTVPAGSCYYKIAEEQFENRHAWPLIYAKNAQLNPDPDLIRANAMIFIPDEQMIVSEQEKAKACYMQTYKAYYTIMQSQPENPKNAIRQFRAVRVLVSGEIMFPGFIEENKAQVSLEDYNDALAIKRNYVP, encoded by the coding sequence ATGAATGATTTTATTACGCCCGCAGCCCTAGCCTTACGCATACAAAAAAAGACGGGGATTGAAGCGGAACTTGCCAAACGCTTTTCTTATGAATTTTTTGCGATCGCGCGGCGTTGTTTAAAAGAAAATACGGCATTTATAGTTCATAAATTCGGAACATTTAAAAAACTTTGGGTGGAAGCTTCAATAAAAAGAAACCCCAGAACAAATGAAGAAATTGAAGTTCCTGCACATTGGCGCGTAAAGTTTATTCCTTCCAAGAGTGCGGCCGACCGTATAAATGCAAGATATGCACATCTGAAAGCAAGAGCGCTGGGCGGCTATGATTTTTCAAAAAAGCAAAAGGTTCAAGCCGAAAGCGTTTTTTTTAAGAACGAAGTTCCGCCGGCCGCTCTTTGGGGAAATTCACAAAGCGACGTCGAATCTTTTCAGGAACAGGACGACGATTTTGATGATGACGAAGAAAACAAAAAATCCCGCACTCCCTGGATAGTCGGAATAATTTTTCTTTTATTGGCCGTACTTCTTTTTATTTTCTTTAAATTGCTCGGCTCCTTCGGTTCCGGAGTAAAGAAAAGGACGGAAGTCAAACCCGTTAAAACAAAACAGGAGCAGACTTCCGTTATTTCTGAAAAAACGGCGCCCGTCACGGAAATTTCTCAAAATTCATATCCTTTGACCGACTCAAAATACACGGTCCCGGCAGGAAGTTGCTACTACAAGATCGCCGAAGAGCAGTTTGAAAACCGCCATGCGTGGCCGCTAATATATGCAAAAAACGCACAGTTGAATCCAGATCCCGATCTAATCCGCGCCAATGCGATGATCTTTATTCCTGATGAACAAATGATAGTGTCGGAACAGGAAAAAGCCAAAGCATGCTACATGCAAACCTACAAGGCCTATTACACGATAATGCAGAGCCAACCGGAAAATCCTAAAAACGCTATAAGACAGTTCAGAGCCGTGCGCGTCCTAGTTTCAGGTGAAATAATGTTTCCAGGATTCATTGAAGAAAATAAAGCGCAAGTTTCTTTAGAGGACTATAACGACGCGCTCGCTATAAAAAGAAACTACGTCCCGTGA
- a CDS encoding HU family DNA-binding protein, protein MTKQDLCSEIAQSLGITKKDSKLTMDAFLEEILCVLAEGKTYSQTGFGSFKTSHVAERIGFNPASNQKMKYPKKIKIKFKLSSVFKKEINE, encoded by the coding sequence ATGACAAAGCAGGATCTATGCTCCGAGATTGCACAATCACTCGGAATAACAAAAAAAGACTCAAAGCTCACGATGGACGCCTTTTTGGAAGAAATTTTATGCGTTCTCGCAGAAGGCAAAACTTATTCGCAAACGGGGTTCGGTTCTTTTAAGACTTCGCACGTCGCGGAGCGGATCGGATTTAATCCGGCCTCAAATCAAAAAATGAAATATCCTAAAAAAATAAAGATAAAATTCAAGCTATCATCCGTATTCAAGAAGGAAATAAATGAATGA